From the Butyrivibrio fibrisolvens genome, one window contains:
- a CDS encoding ABC transporter ATP-binding protein has protein sequence MKSSINIRNVNRIYKDSDGNKVEALKDVNLEIKPGEFISIIGPSGCGKTTLLRLIAGLDKPQNGQLFIDGVPIKGADPSRGYVFQQGSLFPWLSVRNNIAYGLRARKVYRKKKDTIANYIDLVGLKGFEKSYPHQISGGMAQRVAIARALINEPKALLLDEPMGALDSFTRADLQDKLLELWKRDGTTMILVTHDIDEAIYLSDRIVIMTPRPGKISKIIDVDLPRPRQRGSASFLEMRRQILEFFELAQASPQPEYNI, from the coding sequence ATGAAAAGTTCTATCAACATAAGGAATGTTAATCGAATATACAAAGATTCTGATGGAAACAAGGTTGAAGCTCTAAAGGATGTAAATCTGGAGATAAAGCCAGGTGAGTTTATATCTATAATAGGCCCTTCCGGATGCGGCAAGACGACACTTCTTCGTCTTATAGCAGGACTCGATAAGCCTCAAAACGGGCAGCTGTTTATAGACGGCGTACCGATCAAAGGCGCAGATCCGTCAAGAGGATATGTGTTCCAGCAAGGGAGCCTTTTTCCATGGCTTAGTGTCAGGAACAATATAGCCTACGGATTAAGGGCCAGAAAGGTCTACAGGAAGAAAAAGGATACTATCGCAAACTATATAGATCTTGTAGGCCTTAAGGGCTTCGAAAAGTCCTATCCTCACCAGATATCAGGTGGTATGGCGCAGAGAGTGGCTATAGCAAGAGCGCTTATCAATGAACCTAAAGCTCTTCTTCTGGATGAGCCTATGGGAGCTCTTGACTCTTTTACCAGAGCTGATCTTCAGGACAAACTACTGGAGCTGTGGAAGAGGGATGGGACTACCATGATACTGGTAACTCATGATATTGATGAGGCTATATATCTAAGCGACAGGATAGTTATCATGACTCCAAGACCCGGTAAGATCAGTAAGATAATAGATGTTGATCTGCCAAGGCCAAGGCAGAGAGGAAGCGCATCATTCCTTGAGATGAGACGACAGATCCTCGAATTCTTCGAACTGGCTCAGGCAAGTCCCCAGCCGGAATACAATATTTAA
- a CDS encoding DUF4418 family protein, with protein sequence MDYIKKNYIKLIELVLALVIAIGSFTAFAACPVSEEHVMACHYAQLAVTLFGTVLSIQALAPLIIRNDKVRLGITISQIPLVIALFFVPGTVFSLCMMSSMRCISIFKPAVRVFSGLVFIVSVADVVISVIKKENGELQSEHKETAA encoded by the coding sequence ATGGATTATATTAAAAAGAATTATATAAAGCTAATTGAACTTGTTCTTGCTCTTGTAATTGCAATCGGGTCATTTACTGCATTTGCAGCATGCCCCGTGTCAGAAGAGCATGTGATGGCCTGCCATTATGCCCAGCTTGCCGTAACACTTTTTGGAACAGTTCTTAGTATACAGGCCCTTGCGCCTCTTATCATAAGGAATGATAAAGTAAGGCTTGGTATAACCATCTCACAGATACCGCTCGTAATAGCTCTATTCTTCGTACCCGGAACAGTTTTTTCACTTTGCATGATGAGCAGTATGAGATGTATCAGTATCTTTAAGCCTGCAGTAAGAGTTTTTAGCGGACTTGTATTCATCGTATCAGTGGCAGATGTTGTCATTAGTGTTATAAAGAAAGAAAACGGAGAACTTCAAAGTGAACATAAGGAAACTGCCGCTTAA
- a CDS encoding ABC transporter permease, with product MHKKRTAGLLIILMVLTIALFGGSLFIKSLNNGLDSLNERLGSDIIVLPKDAESEVDLKNLLLQGTPGYFYMDKSILSELENIEGVDKISAQYFLVSANADCCSVKVQIIGFDEKTDFTIKPWLHESYKGVLKDNEIIVGSMLSTRVGHTLKLYGKEFLVVGKLEKTGTGLDTAVYTTGDTVKTLIGAAQDKGISILSKQSPDDVISSVYIDIKDGYDIDSIVSDINLGHNEVKAVRSKTMMTSTSDRLGIISAAISFLIKTIWVFAAVILIAAFYIITGERKREFAALRVIGVSRKRLGILVMSEALILGVVGSLIGIIMTGAVMYSFSVLIGTKLDLPYLLPGAFTAAYYILVTFAGVVFIGAVSGLISAYKAVSVDTAKILRE from the coding sequence ATGCATAAAAAAAGAACTGCGGGACTTCTTATAATACTCATGGTTTTGACAATAGCATTGTTTGGAGGGAGTCTTTTTATAAAGAGTCTTAATAACGGACTTGATAGCCTTAACGAAAGACTGGGATCAGATATTATCGTACTTCCCAAGGATGCAGAATCTGAAGTTGACCTTAAAAACCTCCTTCTTCAGGGGACACCCGGATACTTCTATATGGACAAGAGTATACTAAGTGAACTTGAAAATATAGAAGGAGTAGACAAGATATCAGCGCAGTATTTCCTTGTTTCTGCCAATGCAGACTGCTGCAGTGTCAAGGTTCAGATAATAGGATTTGATGAAAAGACGGATTTTACTATCAAGCCATGGCTTCATGAAAGTTACAAGGGAGTACTTAAAGACAATGAGATAATAGTTGGATCCATGCTTTCTACAAGAGTAGGGCATACGCTAAAACTATATGGCAAGGAGTTTCTTGTAGTTGGCAAGCTTGAAAAGACCGGAACAGGACTTGATACGGCAGTATATACAACAGGTGATACGGTTAAGACTTTGATAGGTGCAGCACAGGATAAGGGGATAAGCATATTATCAAAGCAAAGCCCGGATGATGTTATATCTTCTGTATATATTGATATCAAAGACGGATATGACATTGATTCTATAGTATCTGATATTAATCTTGGCCATAACGAAGTCAAAGCGGTCAGATCCAAGACCATGATGACTTCTACCTCGGACAGACTGGGAATAATATCTGCCGCAATCTCATTTTTGATCAAAACAATATGGGTATTTGCGGCAGTAATACTTATAGCAGCTTTCTATATCATAACAGGTGAGAGGAAGAGAGAATTTGCAGCTCTTAGAGTTATAGGAGTATCTAGGAAAAGGCTTGGAATCCTTGTTATGTCAGAAGCTCTTATACTTGGAGTTGTTGGAAGTCTTATAGGCATTATAATGACAGGAGCTGTCATGTATTCATTTAGTGTACTTATAGGTACAAAACTTGACCTTCCGTATCTGTTGCCCGGCGCTTTCACCGCAGCATACTATATCTTAGTAACCTTTGCCGGCGTTGTCTTTATAGGAGCAGTATCAGGGCTTATATCAGCATACAAGGCTGTATCTGTAGATACTGCAAAGATACTAAGAGAATAA
- a CDS encoding ABC transporter ATP-binding protein: MIIKAQDISVSYTHNAKKGRKDNVINIIDPVDITIVPGKVTVIFGRSGSGKTTLLSVLAGLLKPSEGTVLYDDIDIYKQKDDIFSEFRNQNIGFIPQGQSLISGLTVRENILLPARESKRSANTSGVKAVNANATSNDNNAGSCTKRADDLISTLGLLDRADYLPSQLSGGEIRRCAIARALINDPSVIFADEPTGDLDDHNTKIVFELLRQKARDDAAVVIVTHEETAYNYADIVYRMDAGALALSA; this comes from the coding sequence ATGATAATAAAAGCACAAGATATATCGGTATCATATACTCATAATGCCAAAAAAGGCAGAAAAGATAATGTTATAAACATCATAGATCCAGTAGATATAACTATAGTTCCAGGTAAGGTAACAGTTATCTTTGGTAGATCCGGAAGCGGGAAGACTACACTTTTAAGCGTGCTTGCAGGACTGTTGAAGCCGTCAGAGGGAACTGTTTTGTACGATGATATTGATATTTATAAGCAAAAGGATGATATTTTTTCAGAATTTAGAAATCAAAATATCGGATTCATCCCCCAAGGACAGAGCCTTATAAGCGGCCTTACAGTAAGAGAGAATATACTGCTTCCTGCAAGAGAGAGTAAGCGAAGTGCAAATACCAGTGGTGTTAAAGCGGTGAATGCGAATGCTACATCAAATGATAATAATGCAGGAAGTTGTACCAAAAGAGCAGACGATCTTATCAGTACTTTAGGTCTTCTTGACCGCGCGGATTATCTTCCTAGTCAGTTATCAGGCGGAGAGATCAGAAGATGTGCAATTGCAAGAGCTCTTATCAATGATCCTTCTGTAATATTTGCAGATGAACCAACAGGAGATCTTGATGACCACAATACCAAAATCGTCTTTGAACTTCTAAGACAAAAGGCCAGAGACGACGCAGCAGTTGTGATCGTAACTCATGAAGAAACGGCATATAATTACGCAGATATAGTATATAGGATGGATGCGGGAGCACTGGCGCTATCTGCCTGA
- a CDS encoding LysR family transcriptional regulator → MTLQQLRYAMVVAQTGSMNKAAESLFISQPTLTNTIRGLEEESGITIFNRTNKGVNLTGEGSDFLFYAKKVCDQYDQLIWRYDGKGNTRKIFSVSTQHYSFVCEAFSDTVKNYDASTYHFSILETTTSKIIEDVSSSVSEIGVLFLSDFNKEALKKLFVDNTLTYKKIVSCRFYVYLGKNHPLADRDIIDYEDITKYPLLTYEQGKDSPLYMAEEIFGEQDYPYTIKVSDRASMLQIMNKLDGFTFCSGAVRGAVGWSDYKVIPLRESAHLPYSSMEIGYIHKDGLSEIGKRFVEELYKAAPSEE, encoded by the coding sequence ATGACACTACAGCAGCTACGATATGCAATGGTTGTGGCACAGACAGGCTCTATGAACAAGGCAGCAGAGAGCCTTTTTATATCACAGCCCACACTTACCAATACTATAAGAGGACTTGAAGAAGAGTCGGGGATCACTATTTTTAACAGAACCAATAAGGGCGTTAACCTTACAGGTGAAGGCTCCGACTTTCTTTTTTATGCCAAAAAAGTCTGTGATCAGTATGATCAGCTCATATGGCGATATGATGGCAAAGGCAATACCAGAAAGATATTCAGCGTCTCAACGCAGCACTATTCATTTGTATGCGAAGCATTTTCAGATACAGTCAAGAACTATGATGCTTCCACATATCATTTTTCAATTCTTGAAACTACAACTTCCAAGATAATAGAAGATGTAAGCTCATCAGTAAGTGAGATAGGGGTTTTGTTCCTTAGTGATTTTAACAAAGAAGCTCTTAAGAAGCTTTTTGTAGACAATACCCTGACCTATAAGAAGATCGTAAGCTGCAGATTCTATGTATATCTTGGCAAAAATCATCCACTTGCAGACAGGGACATAATAGACTATGAAGATATAACCAAATATCCTCTTCTGACCTATGAACAGGGCAAGGACAGTCCTTTATATATGGCTGAAGAGATATTTGGTGAGCAGGATTATCCGTATACTATCAAGGTTTCTGACAGGGCATCCATGCTTCAGATAATGAACAAACTAGATGGATTTACTTTCTGCTCAGGCGCTGTCAGAGGAGCTGTAGGATGGAGCGATTATAAGGTTATACCTCTTAGAGAAAGCGCTCACCTTCCATACAGCTCTATGGAGATAGGCTATATCCACAAAGACGGCCTTAGCGAGATAGGCAAAAGATTCGTTGAGGAGCTCTATAAAGCTGCTCCATCAGAAGAATAA
- the feoB gene encoding ferrous iron transport protein B, whose protein sequence is MRLNELKIGEKARIDVVGGKGATRQHFLDMGVIPGAKLEIVKYAPMGDPVEIRIHGYELTLRLDDAKQIEITKVDTIEEEDSGQKAKAPKEDKIVLPKDRVLKFALVGNQNCGKTTLFNRLTGSNQHVGNFPGVTVDRKDGSIIGYPNTVITDLPGIYSMSPYSSEELVSRNFVLLDKPDAIINIVDATNIERNLYLTMQLLEMDRPMVVALNMMDELTGNGGSINIKKMTQMLGVPVVPISAAKNSGVDELIHQALTVAKNKTLPAKQDFCLEDENGGAVHRCLHGVAHFIEDHATSRDLPVRFVASKIIEGDKQIIHQLGLDQNELETLEHITIQMEKERNLDRSAAIADMRFAYIGRVSKECVKKPHESKERIRSEKIDKILTGKYTAIPVFILIMGLVFYLTFNVIGAILQEWLELGIDSLSQVTEKLLISLHVNKVIQSLVIDGIFAGVGSVLSFLPIVVVMFFFLSLLEDSGYIARVAFFMDKLLRKIGLSGRSIVPLLIGFGCTVPAVMSTRTLPSERDRKMTIILTPFMSCTAKLPIYAFFVNAFFPGRGGFIMTGLYVLGIAVGILMALIYRTFIFKGEAVPFVMELPNYRLPGLQSTFQLMWEKAKDFLQRAFTVIFFATIIVWFLQSFNFYFDLVEDSADSIIAFIAGIIAPVLRPLGLGDWRIVTALISGFMAKESVVSVMEILFGSQGGVSAVLTPISAGALLIFSLLYTPCVAAVASIKRELGVKWAGAVIIWQCTVAWIVAFIFKLVIGLFF, encoded by the coding sequence ATGAGACTTAACGAGTTAAAGATTGGCGAGAAAGCCAGAATAGATGTAGTAGGAGGCAAGGGTGCCACAAGGCAGCATTTCCTCGATATGGGCGTAATCCCGGGTGCTAAGCTTGAAATAGTAAAATATGCACCTATGGGAGATCCTGTAGAGATCAGGATCCACGGCTATGAACTTACTCTGCGTCTTGATGATGCAAAGCAGATTGAAATAACCAAAGTTGATACTATAGAGGAAGAAGACTCTGGTCAAAAAGCAAAAGCTCCAAAGGAAGATAAAATAGTCCTTCCTAAAGACAGAGTTCTCAAATTCGCTCTTGTAGGTAATCAGAATTGTGGTAAGACTACCCTTTTTAACAGACTTACAGGATCCAATCAGCATGTAGGTAACTTCCCGGGTGTAACTGTAGACAGAAAAGACGGTTCTATCATAGGCTATCCCAACACTGTCATCACTGATCTTCCCGGAATATATTCCATGTCTCCATATTCAAGCGAAGAGCTTGTATCTAGGAATTTCGTACTTCTTGATAAGCCTGATGCGATCATCAACATAGTCGATGCTACCAATATTGAAAGGAATCTGTATCTGACAATGCAGCTTCTGGAGATGGATCGTCCTATGGTAGTAGCCCTTAATATGATGGACGAACTCACCGGCAATGGAGGTTCCATCAACATCAAGAAGATGACACAGATGCTGGGAGTCCCTGTTGTGCCTATATCTGCTGCTAAGAATTCGGGTGTTGATGAACTGATACATCAGGCTCTGACTGTTGCCAAGAACAAAACGCTTCCCGCAAAGCAGGACTTCTGCCTTGAAGATGAGAATGGAGGCGCAGTTCACAGATGCCTTCACGGCGTAGCCCACTTCATAGAAGACCATGCTACAAGCAGAGATCTTCCTGTTAGATTTGTAGCCAGCAAGATAATCGAAGGTGATAAACAGATAATACATCAGCTGGGCCTTGACCAGAACGAGCTTGAAACCCTTGAGCATATCACAATCCAGATGGAAAAAGAGCGCAACCTTGACAGGAGCGCTGCTATTGCTGATATGCGCTTTGCATACATAGGAAGAGTCAGTAAGGAATGCGTCAAGAAACCTCATGAGAGTAAAGAAAGAATCCGTAGTGAGAAAATAGACAAAATCCTGACCGGCAAATATACCGCAATCCCTGTTTTCATACTGATAATGGGCCTTGTCTTCTATCTTACCTTTAATGTTATAGGAGCAATCCTTCAGGAATGGCTTGAACTTGGCATTGATTCCTTATCACAAGTTACCGAAAAGCTCCTTATATCCCTTCATGTCAACAAGGTAATACAAAGCCTTGTTATTGATGGTATATTCGCGGGAGTAGGAAGCGTACTCAGCTTCCTTCCTATAGTCGTCGTCATGTTCTTCTTTCTATCACTACTTGAAGACAGCGGCTATATCGCGAGAGTTGCCTTTTTTATGGACAAACTCCTTAGAAAAATAGGTCTTTCAGGAAGAAGTATTGTTCCGCTCCTTATAGGTTTTGGTTGTACAGTTCCGGCTGTCATGTCCACACGTACTCTTCCAAGTGAACGAGACCGCAAAATGACTATAATCCTCACTCCTTTTATGAGCTGTACAGCTAAGCTTCCGATCTATGCCTTTTTTGTAAATGCATTCTTCCCGGGCAGAGGCGGATTTATAATGACAGGTCTGTACGTTCTTGGCATAGCAGTCGGAATCCTTATGGCTCTCATATACAGGACCTTCATCTTCAAGGGTGAAGCTGTTCCTTTTGTTATGGAGCTTCCAAATTACAGACTTCCGGGACTTCAGAGTACCTTCCAGCTTATGTGGGAGAAGGCCAAAGACTTCCTCCAGAGAGCTTTCACTGTCATCTTCTTTGCAACGATCATAGTATGGTTCCTGCAGAGTTTTAATTTCTACTTTGACCTGGTAGAAGATTCTGCCGATAGTATCATTGCCTTTATTGCAGGTATTATCGCTCCTGTACTGCGTCCCCTTGGGCTTGGCGACTGGAGGATAGTAACTGCTCTTATCAGCGGATTTATGGCCAAGGAAAGCGTAGTATCTGTTATGGAGATACTCTTTGGCTCTCAGGGCGGTGTATCAGCTGTACTTACACCTATCAGTGCAGGTGCACTCCTTATATTCAGCCTTTTGTACACACCCTGCGTGGCTGCTGTTGCTTCTATCAAAAGAGAACTGGGCGTCAAATGGGCAGGCGCCGTTATAATCTGGCAGTGCACAGTTGCATGGATAGTCGCATTTATATTTAAACTCGTTATCGGATTATTCTTCTGA
- a CDS encoding alpha/beta hydrolase — MKTSNKVSKTKIIKYISLALLLIIIGSAIAFKIYSLNYYKADTTTISEIEAQGKAAVLDYDDDTLLFIPQDKDLVKAGIVFYPGGKVEYTAYSGLMYELAGRGFVCILTRMPENLAFLDIGAASGYGDVISEVSTWYMAGHSLGGVAAGIYISEQVQSGNDMPYDGIILLASYITKDLSETDLRLLSIYGSNDSVIKMENYENGKSNWPSDAAEYVIDGGIHSYFGCYGIQAGDGEPSITNIEQIDQTADIIEEWVAMSE; from the coding sequence ATGAAAACATCCAATAAAGTATCTAAAACAAAAATAATAAAATACATCTCACTTGCGCTATTACTGATAATAATAGGATCAGCAATAGCATTTAAGATATATTCTCTAAACTATTACAAGGCTGATACTACCACTATTTCTGAGATAGAAGCACAAGGAAAAGCCGCTGTTTTAGACTATGATGATGACACTCTTTTGTTCATCCCACAAGACAAAGACTTAGTGAAGGCCGGAATTGTTTTTTATCCTGGAGGTAAGGTTGAATATACCGCCTACTCAGGGCTTATGTACGAACTTGCAGGAAGAGGATTTGTATGCATTCTTACCAGGATGCCTGAAAATCTGGCATTTCTTGATATCGGAGCAGCCTCCGGCTATGGGGATGTGATATCAGAGGTTTCCACATGGTATATGGCAGGCCACTCTCTAGGCGGCGTTGCAGCCGGCATATATATAAGCGAGCAGGTTCAAAGTGGCAATGATATGCCCTATGATGGCATAATCCTTCTTGCTTCATATATTACCAAGGACTTATCTGAAACTGATCTAAGATTATTGTCAATCTATGGTTCCAATGACAGCGTTATTAAAATGGAAAACTATGAAAATGGTAAATCCAACTGGCCGTCAGATGCTGCTGAATATGTGATCGACGGCGGTATACATTCATATTTTGGATGCTATGGTATCCAGGCAGGGGATGGTGAACCTTCTATCACCAATATTGAGCAGATCGATCAAACAGCCGATATTATTGAAGAATGGGTCGCCATGTCAGAATAA
- a CDS encoding N-acetyltransferase family protein: MTKDNKAQINMYNREANRDYYMDKDIDNDIDNDIGNDMDKDMNNEKNLYDKKKIIYKDKDKDKDIIIREVSLMDAPELVEVYRPYVEKTAITFEYEVPSVEEFTDRIKNISAKYPYLVVEQDGRIIGYAYTSAFHVRKAYEWSAEMSIYLSDRCKGLGLGRRLYEILEDISYKQGITNLYACIGAPEKEDEYLTNNSINFHDHMGYKLIGRFTRCGYKFSRWYDMVWMEKIIAQHQTDAKDIIPYPMLN; the protein is encoded by the coding sequence ATGACCAAAGACAATAAGGCACAGATCAATATGTATAATAGGGAAGCTAATAGAGATTATTATATGGATAAAGATATAGATAATGATATAGATAATGATATAGGTAATGATATGGATAAAGATATGAATAATGAAAAAAATTTATATGATAAGAAAAAGATAATATATAAAGATAAAGATAAAGATAAAGACATCATCATAAGAGAAGTAAGCCTTATGGATGCACCTGAACTTGTAGAAGTCTACAGACCTTATGTTGAAAAGACGGCGATAACATTCGAGTACGAGGTCCCTTCTGTAGAGGAATTTACAGACAGAATCAAAAATATCAGTGCCAAATATCCATATCTTGTTGTAGAGCAGGACGGCCGTATCATAGGCTATGCATATACAAGTGCCTTCCATGTAAGGAAAGCCTACGAGTGGTCAGCAGAGATGTCTATATATCTTTCTGATAGATGCAAAGGACTTGGCCTTGGAAGAAGACTCTATGAGATACTTGAAGATATATCTTATAAGCAGGGTATCACCAACCTATATGCCTGCATAGGAGCTCCTGAAAAAGAAGACGAATACCTGACCAATAACAGCATTAACTTCCATGACCACATGGGTTACAAACTCATAGGCCGATTTACCAGATGCGGTTACAAATTCTCCCGCTGGTATGACATGGTCTGGATGGAGAAAATAATAGCTCAGCACCAGACAGATGCAAAGGACATCATCCCATACCCAATGCTGAATTAA
- a CDS encoding saccharopine dehydrogenase family protein, whose protein sequence is MSRLLIIGCGGVAQVAIAKCCQNSDVFTEICIASRTKSKCDDVAAKLKDTTKTKITTAQIDAEDVPALTALIKEYKPDAVLNVALPYQDLTIMDACLEAGVHYIDTANYEPEDTDDPAWRKIYEARCKEAGFSAYFDYSWQWAYEDKFKNAGLTALLGTGFDPGVTSVFAAYAKKHYFDTIDTIDILDCNGGDHGYAFATNFNPEINLREVSAPGSYWEDGHWVEIPAMSIKREYNFDQVGMKDMYLLHHEEIEALAKNMPEVKRIRFFMTFGQSYLDHMRCLEDVGMLSTTPIKFQGQEIVPIQFLKALLPDPATLGPRTKGKTNIGCIFTGKKDGKEKKIYIYNVCDHEECYKEVGSQAISYTTGVPAMIGSMMVVSGLWNKPGVFTTDQFDPDPYMEALNKWGLPWVVEENPVLVD, encoded by the coding sequence ATGTCCAGATTACTTATAATCGGATGCGGCGGTGTCGCACAGGTAGCAATTGCAAAATGTTGTCAGAACAGTGATGTATTTACAGAGATATGCATCGCTTCAAGAACCAAGTCCAAGTGCGACGATGTTGCAGCAAAGCTCAAAGATACTACCAAAACAAAAATAACCACAGCACAGATTGACGCTGAAGACGTACCTGCTCTTACAGCTCTTATCAAGGAATATAAACCTGATGCAGTCCTTAATGTGGCTCTTCCTTATCAGGATCTTACTATCATGGATGCCTGCCTTGAAGCCGGCGTTCACTATATAGATACAGCTAACTACGAGCCTGAAGATACAGATGATCCAGCGTGGAGGAAGATCTACGAAGCAAGATGCAAGGAAGCCGGCTTCTCTGCTTATTTTGATTACAGCTGGCAGTGGGCTTATGAAGATAAGTTCAAGAACGCAGGACTTACAGCACTTCTCGGAACAGGATTCGACCCAGGTGTAACATCTGTATTTGCTGCATATGCCAAAAAACACTATTTCGATACAATTGATACAATCGATATCCTCGATTGCAACGGTGGTGATCATGGATATGCATTTGCAACTAACTTCAATCCTGAGATCAATCTTCGTGAAGTATCAGCTCCAGGATCCTACTGGGAAGATGGTCACTGGGTAGAGATCCCTGCCATGAGCATAAAGAGAGAATATAACTTCGATCAGGTTGGTATGAAGGATATGTACCTGCTCCACCACGAAGAGATCGAAGCACTTGCCAAGAATATGCCTGAAGTTAAGCGTATCCGCTTCTTTATGACATTCGGACAGAGCTACCTCGATCACATGAGATGTCTAGAAGACGTAGGAATGCTCTCAACAACTCCTATCAAGTTCCAGGGACAGGAGATCGTTCCGATCCAGTTCCTCAAAGCTCTTCTTCCTGATCCTGCTACTCTCGGACCAAGAACTAAGGGCAAGACCAATATAGGTTGTATCTTCACAGGTAAAAAAGATGGTAAAGAGAAAAAGATCTACATCTACAACGTATGTGACCATGAAGAATGCTATAAGGAAGTTGGTTCACAGGCAATCAGCTATACAACAGGTGTTCCTGCAATGATCGGTTCTATGATGGTCGTATCAGGCCTTTGGAATAAGCCGGGTGTATTCACAACTGACCAGTTCGATCCCGATCCATACATGGAAGCACTGAACAAGTGGGGCCTTCCATGGGTAGTTGAAGAAAACCCTGTACTTGTTGATTAA
- the speE gene encoding polyamine aminopropyltransferase, which yields MKNNSEIWFSDQQTDSVSLNIRVTNQLYHGISEFQEIDVFQSESFGKFLVLDGEVLFSESDEFIYNEMVAHVPMAVHPHVKKVLIIGGGDGGVATEFTAYPEIEQIDVVEPDEQMVEVCREFFPESTRGFDDERVQISYQDGLRFVRGRENEYDIIINDATDPFGHSEGLFTKEFYGSCFRALKSDGIMVYQHGSPFFDEEESVFRSMHRKVFKTFPISRVYQAHVPTCSSGYWTFGFASKKYHPITDFDEQRWNERNIKTEYYTTSLHRAAFMLPRYVVDILHEEEH from the coding sequence ATGAAAAACAATTCTGAGATCTGGTTTTCAGACCAGCAGACAGACAGTGTATCTCTTAATATAAGAGTAACCAACCAGTTATATCATGGTATCAGTGAATTTCAGGAGATAGATGTCTTCCAGTCAGAATCATTTGGTAAGTTTCTGGTTCTTGACGGCGAAGTCCTTTTTTCTGAATCTGATGAATTCATTTATAATGAAATGGTAGCTCATGTACCTATGGCAGTTCATCCACATGTCAAGAAAGTTCTTATAATAGGTGGAGGCGACGGAGGTGTTGCTACAGAGTTTACAGCTTATCCGGAGATTGAACAGATCGATGTCGTAGAACCTGACGAACAGATGGTAGAAGTCTGCAGAGAGTTTTTCCCTGAGAGTACAAGGGGATTTGATGATGAACGCGTGCAGATCTCCTATCAGGACGGGCTTCGCTTTGTAAGAGGCAGGGAGAATGAATACGATATCATCATCAATGATGCAACAGATCCATTCGGCCATTCAGAAGGCCTCTTCACCAAAGAGTTCTATGGAAGCTGTTTTAGAGCACTTAAAAGCGACGGCATAATGGTATATCAGCACGGAAGTCCATTCTTTGACGAAGAGGAATCCGTATTTCGCTCAATGCACAGGAAAGTGTTTAAGACTTTCCCCATAAGCAGGGTATATCAGGCCCACGTACCCACCTGTTCATCAGGTTACTGGACCTTTGGTTTTGCAAGTAAGAAATATCATCCCATTACAGATTTTGACGAACAAAGATGGAATGAGAGAAATATCAAAACTGAGTATTATACAACCTCTCTTCACAGAGCAGCATTCATGCTCCCACGATATGTAGTTGATATACTGCATGAAGAGGAACACTGA